From Actinomycetota bacterium, one genomic window encodes:
- a CDS encoding LLM class flavin-dependent oxidoreductase — MEVGVGLPTTTPGADGRAVLEWARRAEAGPFASLGVLDRMVYRSVEPFAALAAAAAVTTRVRLVTMVVIGPLRNTVLLAKQAASLDLLSGGRLTLGLAIGARADDYQALGVDQAGRGRRLGEQLAELRAIWEKGEVGPEPVQPGGPPLLAGGLTGEAFARMARGADGYVHGGGPPRAFAGAAARAWAAWRDLERPGRPQLWGQGYFALGEPDAGEAYLRDYYAFTGPFAAKIAAGNLTSGRAVKDFVRGYEDAGCDHLVLLPTVSDPAQLDRLADVLG; from the coding sequence ATGGAGGTCGGGGTCGGGCTGCCCACGACCACGCCGGGCGCCGACGGGCGCGCCGTCCTGGAGTGGGCCAGGCGGGCCGAGGCGGGGCCGTTCGCCAGCCTGGGCGTGCTCGACCGGATGGTGTACCGCAGCGTCGAGCCGTTCGCGGCCCTGGCCGCGGCGGCCGCCGTCACGACCCGGGTCCGGCTGGTCACCATGGTGGTGATCGGGCCGCTGCGCAACACCGTGCTCCTGGCCAAGCAGGCCGCCTCCCTCGACCTGCTGTCCGGCGGCCGGCTCACCCTCGGCCTGGCCATCGGGGCCAGGGCCGACGACTACCAGGCGCTCGGCGTCGACCAGGCCGGCCGCGGCCGGCGCCTGGGCGAGCAGCTGGCCGAGCTCCGCGCCATCTGGGAGAAGGGCGAGGTCGGTCCCGAGCCGGTCCAGCCGGGCGGCCCGCCGCTGCTGGCCGGCGGGCTGACGGGGGAGGCGTTCGCCCGCATGGCCCGCGGCGCCGACGGCTACGTCCACGGCGGCGGCCCGCCCCGGGCCTTCGCCGGCGCCGCCGCCAGGGCGTGGGCGGCCTGGCGGGACCTGGAGCGGCCGGGCCGCCCCCAGCTCTGGGGCCAGGGCTACTTCGCCCTCGGCGAGCCCGACGCCGGCGAGGCCTACCTGCGCGACTACTACGCCTTCACCGGACCGTTCGCGGCCAAGATCGCCGCCGGCAACCTCACCAGCGGCCGGGCCGTCAAGGACTTCGTCCGCGGCTACGAGGACGCCGGCTGCGACCACCTGGTGCTGCTGCCCACCGTCTCCGACCCGGCCCAGCTCGACCGCCTGGCCGACGTGCTCGGCTGA
- a CDS encoding alpha/beta hydrolase, with product MRVGMVLVVVAAVVAATVGLLWVFQRRLIYLPSGSVPPAASVLSGAEDVSFETADGLRLGGWFVPGAGGRGPAVLVCNGNGGNRAMRAALAAALARMGLAVLLFDYRGYGGNPGSPTEEGLAADARAAVGYLAARPEVDPARLVYFGESLGAAVALRLATERPPAALVLRSPFASLAEVGRVHYPVLPVSWLLRDRFDSAALAGRLDAPLLVVAGGRDGIVPVGHSRRLFAAAPQPKRLVVLDGADHNDPELLAGPRLLEELRAFLAEV from the coding sequence ATGCGCGTCGGGATGGTCCTGGTGGTCGTGGCCGCGGTCGTGGCGGCCACGGTGGGGCTGCTCTGGGTGTTCCAGCGCCGCCTGATCTACCTCCCGTCGGGGTCGGTGCCCCCGGCCGCCTCGGTCCTCTCCGGCGCCGAGGACGTCAGCTTCGAGACCGCCGACGGCCTCCGCCTCGGCGGCTGGTTCGTCCCCGGCGCTGGAGGGCGGGGGCCGGCGGTGCTGGTGTGCAACGGCAACGGGGGGAACCGGGCCATGCGGGCGGCGCTGGCCGCCGCGCTGGCCCGGATGGGGCTGGCGGTGCTGCTGTTCGACTACCGCGGGTACGGCGGGAACCCGGGCAGCCCGACCGAGGAGGGGCTGGCCGCCGACGCCCGGGCGGCGGTCGGGTACCTGGCCGCCCGGCCCGAGGTCGACCCGGCCCGGCTGGTCTACTTCGGGGAGTCGCTGGGGGCGGCGGTGGCGCTGCGGCTGGCCACCGAGCGGCCGCCGGCGGCGCTGGTGCTGCGGTCGCCGTTCGCGTCCCTGGCCGAGGTCGGGCGGGTGCACTATCCCGTGCTGCCGGTGTCGTGGCTGCTGCGGGACCGGTTCGACTCGGCGGCGCTGGCCGGGCGGCTGGACGCGCCCCTGCTGGTGGTGGCCGGCGGCCGCGACGGCATCGTCCCCGTCGGGCACAGCCGGCGCCTGTTCGCGGCCGCGCCCCAGCCCAAGCGGCTGGTGGTCCTGGATGGCGCCGACCACAACGACCCCGAGCTGCTCGCCGGCCCCCGGCTGCTGGAGGAGCT